Genomic DNA from Paracoccus sp. MBLB3053:
CCCTCGATCCTGCTCCTTGATGCGCCGCAGCGGGCGGACAACCCGGCGCTCGTGCCGGTGCATGTCACCCAACCCGATGGCGCGCCGGCGATTGCCGCGCTCACCCTGGTCATTGACGGAAACCCTGCGCCGGTCGCTGCCGAGTTCACTTTTGGTCAGGCGCTGATGCCCCTGGATTTCGAGGTGCGGGTGCGTGTCGACACCTATTCTGACCTTCGCGCGATCGCGACGCTCGAAGACGGCAGCAAGGTGATGGCGGGGCGCTATGTCAAGGCCTCGGGCGGATGCGCTGCGCCCGCCGGCAAGAGCATGGACGAGGTTCGGGCCACTATGGGCGAGATGCGCTTTCGCAAGGCCGATGAGGAAGGGCGCAGCATCGGAACGCTGATGATCCGCCATCCCAATTTCTCGGGCCTGCAACGCGACCAGCTGACCCTGCTGACCATCCCGGCCGAATTCATCCAGACGCTTGCTGTGCGGCAGGACGATGCCGAACTGTTCACCATGTCGGCGGGTATTTCGATTTCCGAGGACCCTGTGTTCCGCTTTGCCTACGAGCCCGGCAGCGGCCCGGTCATGGTTCACGCCGCGGAT
This window encodes:
- a CDS encoding quinoprotein dehydrogenase-associated SoxYZ-like carrier, translated to MKLLVLAFTTALLAAGPPLASEVENPLQPSPLWDDLRASILGTDEEPRIDPSILLLDAPQRADNPALVPVHVTQPDGAPAIAALTLVIDGNPAPVAAEFTFGQALMPLDFEVRVRVDTYSDLRAIATLEDGSKVMAGRYVKASGGCAAPAGKSMDEVRATMGEMRFRKADEEGRSIGTLMIRHPNFSGLQRDQLTLLTIPAEFIQTLAVRQDDAELFTMSAGISISEDPVFRFAYEPGSGPVMVHAADTDGRVWDQSF